A region of the Yarrowia lipolytica chromosome 1C, complete sequence genome:
CTCCCTCTTCTCCTGTGACACTAATCACACCCCACACTTCTCGACCTATGGCTATTGGGCACAATGGAGGTTTCTCTGTTGCACCCAGTGTCGTcctgctttttttttgtcacTTTATCACCCTCAGCATTTAATCTTTCACTTTTCTTACAGTcctcgtacagtatgtactgtacatgtctTCTCTCAACTCGCCTCCCGTATAGTTCTGGCTGCATTTCTCATGCACTCTAATCAGGACTCTCGAACCGCCGTGGTTCAAGCAAGGCTGTAGTGAACTTTACGTGTGTCTTAAGCGTGTCTTATATTTAACAGATTGTACTATTATTACCAACAACcgtatcacgtgatgtgcCTCGTAGAGCACAGGTATGATTTGTCACATGATAACACCCCCACCAAACCTCCCCCCTCCCACTACCCAGCAACGCCCACCTCACATCAGATCTGCATGTGACATGGCGAGATTTATACAAAAGCTTATTACATATGCGATCAACTCCCACTCTCAAGTGTCAGAACTACACTTCAATTGTCAAGGCATACAATGAAACTCGCTcgctcaactccaagaaTTCTCAGAGGCATCAGGCCTCAAAGCATGGTCTTTGCTCGGCAGGTTGCTACCTCTACAGTACGCAAGTCTTCCAACCCGCAACTCGCATTTCCGTGCCTGGATCACCTAGAGTCAAAACAACAACGCATCACACAATCCTTTGAATCTGGTCCGGAACCCAGTTACGGCGTCAATGAGGGCTACAAGACATACCACAGTGATAAGCCTCTGTATCTCGACTATGGAGGAGTGCTTCCGGAGTTTGATATTGGCTACGAAACGTGGGGAGAGCTCAACGAAGACAAGTCCAACGGTATCTTGATCCACACGGGTCTGTCGGCCAGCTCACACGCCAAATCGCACCCCGACAACCCCAAACCGGGATGGTGGGAAAAGTTCATTGGTCCGGGACTTTCCATTGACACAGATAAGTACTTTGTGGTGTGCACAAATGTTCTGGGCGGATGTTACGGATCCACTGGTCCATCCAGTATCGATCCTGCCAGTGGCAAGCGATACGCAACCTCGTTTCCTATTGTGTCTATCAATGATATGGTCCGAGGTCAGAACCGATTGATCCGATCACTCGGTATCAAAAAGCTACATGCTTCTGTAGGCAGCTCCATGGGCGGTATGCAGTCCCTCGCGTATGCCAACGACTTTTCTGCCGAGGTGGACAGGGTGGTATCTGTTTCTGGATGTGCTCGATCCCATCCCTACTCGATTGCCATGCGACATGTTCAGCGTCAGATTCTCATGTCCGATGCTAACTGGAAACGAGGCAACTACTACGACAGCGTCCCCCCTCACGTCGGAATGAAGCTGGCTCGAGAGGTCGCCACCATCACATACAGATCAGGTCCCGAATGGGAGCAGCGATTCGGACGAGATCGAGCTGACCCCACCCGAGCACCCGCTTTGTGTCCCGACTTCCTCATTGAGACTTACCTGGATCATGCTGGCGAAAAGTTCTGTCTGGAGTACGACGCCAACTCTCTTCTATACGTTAGCAAGGGTATGGATCTGTTTGATCTCGGTGTTGAGTCCACCAAGCACACCAAGGCTATCCGAGCCAGAACTCGACAACATGAGAATGAAGCGGCACAGTGTCCTCTTCCCGATAAGCTGATTGAGGAGCAGCCGCGATCGGAGGTCAAGACTCCTTCTCGACAGGATCTAGTGGACGGAGTGAAGAATGTGGCCAAGCACAAGGTCTTGGTGATTGGAATTGCTTCCGACATTCTGTTTCCCAGTtggcagcagaaggagattgctGAAGTTCTGCGAGAATCTGTGAGACAGCAGGGAGGTAACGAATTTGGCATTCATCAcattgagcttggagaggACGTTTCCATGTATGGACATGACACCTTCCTTTTGGATGTGGAGAATGTGGGAGGACCCATCAAGCGGTTCCTGGAGCATTAGCATGTGGGTATGTGGGGATATTGGCATGTAAGTAGTGTGACTATAGAACACTCTCAGTATATACATCAACGTTGGGTCAGATAAGATATGATGTCCATTTTGTATGTGAGCAATTGTGTCTAGACTCGAGCAGTTTAGTCAGCTCAAACAGtcatctacttgtagaggtCATGAGGCTAAAAAAGACTCGGTGCTCAGGTAGCCGTGTCAGTGACACCTACTGTATCGGTatgagtacatactcgtacttgtgaGGATCAAGCGGATGAGCCAAAGAGTCAGTGGATATATTGTAGTCGGGATAAACAGTCGCTACTATAGCACTCGCCATATacatactacttgtaggatACGATAATGAAGCTAATAATGTTACCCTACAAGCAGCTTTTCCGGACTAatgatactgtacttgtaccccaCATCTCGGAAGTTGCACACTTAGAATCGTGGCTAATCGGTGTTAGACTCACATCAACTGTTAGTCactgtgtggtgtgtgctaTCGTACTTAGCTCCGGTTAGACTCACTCAACGACATCACGTCACATGACCCTACCTACTGCTACCTGCCTACGGCTGACTAAACGCGGCTTCCGAGATGCAGCCAGGTAgacatactcgtaccggtacgtATCGTGCTTGTACATGCTCGCTGCTCGCTTCCCGATACGGCCGGAAAACCTAACCTCGTACCACATGTCTAGTGCGTGTCGAATAGCCGCACGATCCCTTGTCAGCGTAACTTTAGCCGCCTTGTTTGGGGagtgttgtgtggtgtgtaCACATGTCCAGATTCCAAGGTgcttgtatgtacacacCCAACACCTAACACCTAACATGATAAGTCGCTAATGCCCCACCTTGACCCCGTGTTTTGACCGTTAGCGGGTTTGTGGGCGGGTGAGTTGGGGGCAGAAGCCCTAGAGTCTCATTCATCCGGCATAACACGGCACTGAACGGTACATGCTGTTTGAGGTTATCTGGTGGCTGCGAATGTAGATGTGTCATAGTGGGGGTCAGGACATGATCTTATCACTTCAACGGAGATAAGAATAACTTTCTCGGCTGGTTGCCCCAGATATCCGCTGCTACTCTCCTTGCTGGGTTAACTAAGTATCCATATGAGTCAGGGCTTGTTCTCAGTAAACTTCGGTTACTGAAATACGCTTTAATGACAGTCCCTGGATGGGGGGAACAATAAGTGCCATTAAACCACTCTATACAAGCCTCAATGGAAAAATTGACACAAAAAATCAATTCACCCACGGCTTCCAATGGATCCTACCTTTTGTTTCCCGGAAATAGCTCGTATTTAGCCCGAAATCAAGTAGCCCCGCTTTGCTGCGGCAAAATGACCCGACTGAAGTTAGAGTTTGAAATTTTCCACCCGAgtcatttttttcccctacaagtatatagTAGTTCCCCACACCTCTCATCCCACCACACTaccacaacacacacacaacacaatgTCTACCGTCGAGAAGTCTTTTGAGGAGCAGTTCAAGCTGCAGGCCGGTCTGGCCCAGATGCTCAAGGGTGGCGTCATCATGGACGTTGTCAACGCCGAGCAGGCCAAGATTGCCCAGGAGGCCGGAGCCGTGGCCGTTATGGCCCTTGAGAAGATCCCCGCCGACATTCGAGCCGACGGAGGAGTCGCCCGAATGTCCGACCCCGCTatgatcaaggagatcatgGCTGCCGTGTCCATCCCCGTTATGGCCAAGTGCCGAATCGGTCACTTTGTCGAGGCCCAGATCATTGAGGAGATTGGTGTCGACTACATTGACGAGTCTGAGGTTCTGACCCCCGCTGACCAGTTCCaccacatcaacaagcGAGACTTCAAGGTCCCCTTCGTTTGCGGTGCCAAGAACCTGGGTGAGGCTCTCCGACGAATCCACGAGGGAGCTGCCTTCATCCGAACCAAGGGTGAGGCCGGTACTGGTGATGTCACCGAGGCCGTCAAGCACATGCGAACCATCCAGTCCGAGATCAACAAGACCCGACACATGTCTGAGATTGAGCTCTACACCtacgccaaggagattggtGCCTCTTtcgatctgctcaagatcaccgccaaggagggcCGACTCCCCGTCGTCAACTTCGCCGCTGGAGGTGTCGCTACCCCCGCTGATGCCGCTCTGTGCATGCAGCTTGGCTGCGACGGTGTCTTTGTTGGCTCTGGTATCTTCCTCGGCAACAACCCCGCTGAGCGagccaaggccattgtcCAGGCCGTGACCCACTacaaggaccccaaggtTCTTGCTGAGGTCTCCTCTAACCTGGGCCCCGCTATGGTCGGCCGAACCGTCGAGTCTCTGCGAGCCCACGACAAGCTCGCTTCTCGAGGATGGTAATTTTCCCTACGAGGTATACGTGCAATGTAAATAATAGATGACTAATGAGTTGACGAGAGAACGGTAGAGTACGATTATGAGAACAAATATAAGAGAGCCAGATGTTTCAGACAAGGCGATTACAGTTTATCGACGCGTCTTAAATCTCCTTATACGTCGGAgattgtacaagtagcgacCTTTCTTTGAGTTACTGGAAGCCTTTCATATGCCGCTATACACATGCATTGTCCTGGGGTTGTTCAGCAACACGTATAACACAGGATTTGTGCTTCCGTTTCGATTGAGCACGTTTATTTGGGTTTAATTCTTCTTGTTACACCCGGTTCGAAGCTATTTAACCATGGCCGTGATCGACTGCTGTCTCACTCCTTATTTCTATTCCCTCGTTTTACGGTACATTGTGCAACGTGCAACGTGTGGATCATGAGTTAAATTTTGATGCTGTTGGAAATCAACCATAATTAAACTACATTTAGGAAAGTCGAACCCAGGCCATCACGCCAATTTTCAACCTCCTCACATCACCGAAATTTTCAACCAAGTCGAATCAACACACAAGCATGATCCGAACCAGGGTATCGACATTGGTGGCTTTGCCAAAGGCAGCCATGGCCGCCCCAGTCGCGTCTTTCCACACATCCGCAGTCGCCGAGTACATGCGAGGCAAAAAGGGGCCTCCCCCGAAGAGTCGAGCGGTTCTGCGACAGGAGGCTCTGACCCGAGTGCGAAAGAATTTGGCCCGAAAGTTCAACAAGGctaaggaggaggaggctgcaTGGGTTGATCCCGTTCTCGGCGTGCCCGGCAACGCCTTCCTCGAGCGAGTCAATGCCATGGCCAGTCTAGGCACCAACCAGTTGCCCGGCTTCAAACTGGCCGATACTGAGGCTCTGCTGTTTGGATCCGAGGTAGCTACTATGACCGGCGTCAGCGGCTCCAAGGGCGACGTGGCCTCCAAGCTCGCCAATAAGCGGGAAGCTGTTAACCGAATCCTGTCTCTTCGGAACGGAAATTCAGCTGACACTCTCAAGCACAAGGTCCGTCTGGCTCGGGAAGAATTTGAGCGGTTCCCCGGCGACACTGGCTCGCCCGAGGTCCAGGCCGCCGTCAACACCATCCGAATCCACCATCTGGTCAACCATCTCAGAGAGAACAAGCAGGACATCGAGAACACAATTGTGCTGAACCAACTGGTGCAGGACCGACGAAAAATGCTCGCCTACCTTAAGCGAAAGAACCCCGAAAAGTACTTCTTCACCATTGAGAAGCTTGGTCTCACTGATACCTCCGCCACCGAGGAATTCCAGCTCAACCGAAACTACTTTGCGCGAGTCAACTTCTTCGGTGAGAACACCCTGCCTGCCCGAGTCACACGAACCGAGAGAGCCGAGCAGCGAAAGAttgccaagcagcagaaatCCATTGCCAAGCTCCATGAGGGCAAGCATCTGGATCCCAAGGAGGCTAAGCGTCAGGCTCGTCTGGAGGCTCGACAGGAGCGTCTTCAGGCCGCCAAAGAAGAAAGCGCTGAGCTTTAAGTGTATATAGTATGAATGACTTCATTGTTGATATGAGCTGGAGTAAGCGCAATACGCCATggtttgtacttgtatcgttCATACATACAATACGAACTGGTATAAACGAACCACTACAGGTAATAAGAGCTCCTCCTTTGCATCCAGCGGCGAGTGGCAACTACAATgtggctacttgtagctacaagcaGCGAAACACTACGCGTATGTACTAAAGCAGCACTCAACTAATCACTGAAGGCAAAATTCCCCTCCGATATGGTAATTACAGTATGAACAGGgcagtatcgtactcgtaaATATGTGAATCCCCCTTGAGATGTACCTGCCTGGGTATGCCTCAAAAAGTCACTTGCCACACTGCCAAAATCTggtgctacaagtagtaagGAGCTTATTAAGTGTGAGTGACAGGTTGCTCTGGAAATGACTTGAAAGGGTGTATTAGACAGCTGAGAAACGGAGGTGAATTTGAAAAGAATGGGAAATGAAATAAGAGGGTTTCCGGTACTAGGGAATTGAATCTCCAGTCTAAATCGCTCATTCCGGCAATATTGGCGCCACCTTTTCC
Encoded here:
- a CDS encoding uncharacterized protein (Compare to YALI0C24255g, similar to uniprot|Q03148 Saccharomyces cerevisiae YMR096w SNZ1 stationary phase protein); translation: MSTVEKSFEEQFKLQAGLAQMLKGGVIMDVVNAEQAKIAQEAGAVAVMALEKIPADIRADGGVARMSDPAMIKEIMAAVSIPVMAKCRIGHFVEAQIIEEIGVDYIDESEVLTPADQFHHINKRDFKVPFVCGAKNLGEALRRIHEGAAFIRTKGEAGTGDVTEAVKHMRTIQSEINKTRHMSEIELYTYAKEIGASFDLLKITAKEGRLPVVNFAAGGVATPADAALCMQLGCDGVFVGSGIFLGNNPAERAKAIVQAVTHYKDPKVLAEVSSNLGPAMVGRTVESLRAHDKLASRGW
- a CDS encoding mitochondrial 37S ribosomal protein uS15m (Compare to YALI0C24277g, weakly similar to uniprot|P21771 Saccharomyces cerevisiae YDR337w MRPS28 ribosomal protein of the small subunit mitochondrial, similar to Saccharomyces cerevisiae MRPS28 (YDR337W); ancestral locus Anc_5.389), producing the protein MIRTRVSTLVALPKAAMAAPVASFHTSAVAEYMRGKKGPPPKSRAVLRQEALTRVRKNLARKFNKAKEEEAAWVDPVLGVPGNAFLERVNAMASLGTNQLPGFKLADTEALLFGSEVATMTGVSGSKGDVASKLANKREAVNRILSLRNGNSADTLKHKVRLAREEFERFPGDTGSPEVQAAVNTIRIHHLVNHLRENKQDIENTIVLNQLVQDRRKMLAYLKRKNPEKYFFTIEKLGLTDTSATEEFQLNRNYFARVNFFGENTLPARVTRTERAEQRKIAKQQKSIAKLHEGKHLDPKEAKRQARLEARQERLQAAKEESAEL
- a CDS encoding uncharacterized protein (Compare to YALI0C24233g, similar to uniprot|O13389 Emericella nidulans serine O- acetyltransferase), with protein sequence MKLARSTPRILRGIRPQSMVFARQVATSTVRKSSNPQLAFPCLDHLESKQQRITQSFESGPEPSYGVNEGYKTYHSDKPLYLDYGGVLPEFDIGYETWGELNEDKSNGILIHTGLSASSHAKSHPDNPKPGWWEKFIGPGLSIDTDKYFVVCTNVLGGCYGSTGPSSIDPASGKRYATSFPIVSINDMVRGQNRLIRSLGIKKLHASVGSSMGGMQSLAYANDFSAEVDRVVSVSGCARSHPYSIAMRHVQRQILMSDANWKRGNYYDSVPPHVGMKLAREVATITYRSGPEWEQRFGRDRADPTRAPALCPDFLIETYLDHAGEKFCLEYDANSLLYVSKGMDLFDLGVESTKHTKAIRARTRQHENEAAQCPLPDKLIEEQPRSEVKTPSRQDLVDGVKNVAKHKVLVIGIASDILFPSWQQKEIAEVLRESVRQQGGNEFGIHHIELGEDVSMYGHDTFLLDVENVGGPIKRFLEH